From Hymenobacter sedentarius, a single genomic window includes:
- the hemH gene encoding ferrochelatase, with protein MNSPVAPSRRIGVLLVNLGTPDSPKTPDVRRYLNEFLTDVRVIDNLPAVVHYPLFQGIVVPLRAPKSAKIYQQLWTERGSPLLFHGLDLQKKVQAELGPEYVVAFGMRYQKPSIAKALEELREAAVERIIVLPLFPQYAAASTGSVQEKVMEIVGKWWIVPSISFISAFSDDPGFIGTIVELGKREMAKHQYDHIVFSYHGIPERHITKGSFHNYCQFGSCCDTLNDKNRYCYRAQCFETSRLVAAGLGITPDQYTVSFQSRLGRDPWLKPYTDFALKDMPAKGIKNVLAFSPAFVADCLETTIEVGEEFKEMFEEVGGEHWQLVPSLNSEPQWVDAVAAMIRRN; from the coding sequence ATGAACTCTCCTGTTGCCCCCTCTCGCCGCATCGGCGTACTGCTCGTCAACCTCGGCACGCCTGACTCGCCCAAAACGCCGGACGTGCGCCGCTACCTCAACGAATTTCTGACCGACGTGCGGGTGATTGACAACCTGCCCGCCGTGGTGCATTACCCGTTGTTTCAAGGCATTGTGGTACCGCTACGGGCCCCGAAGTCGGCCAAAATTTACCAGCAGCTCTGGACCGAACGGGGCTCTCCCCTGCTCTTTCACGGGCTCGATTTGCAGAAAAAAGTGCAAGCCGAACTTGGGCCGGAGTACGTGGTGGCCTTCGGCATGCGCTACCAGAAGCCGAGCATTGCCAAGGCGCTGGAGGAGCTGCGCGAGGCGGCCGTGGAGCGCATCATTGTGCTGCCGCTGTTCCCGCAGTACGCGGCGGCCAGCACCGGCTCGGTGCAGGAGAAGGTAATGGAGATTGTGGGCAAGTGGTGGATTGTGCCCAGCATCAGCTTCATCAGCGCTTTTTCCGACGACCCCGGCTTCATAGGCACTATTGTGGAATTGGGCAAACGCGAGATGGCCAAGCACCAGTACGACCACATCGTCTTCAGCTACCACGGCATTCCGGAGCGGCACATCACCAAGGGCAGCTTCCACAACTACTGCCAGTTTGGGAGCTGCTGCGACACGCTAAACGACAAAAACCGCTACTGCTACCGCGCCCAGTGCTTCGAGACCTCGCGCTTGGTTGCGGCCGGCCTGGGCATCACGCCCGACCAGTACACCGTTTCGTTCCAAAGCCGCCTGGGCCGCGACCCGTGGCTCAAGCCCTACACCGACTTTGCCCTGAAGGATATGCCGGCCAAAGGCATCAAAAACGTGCTGGCCTTCAGCCCGGCCTTTGTGGCCGACTGCTTGGAAACTACCATCGAAGTCGGCGAGGAGTTCAAGGAGATGTTTGAAGAAGTCGGCGGCGAGCATTGGCAGCTGGTGCCCTCGCTGAACTCGGAGCCGCAGTGGGTAGATGCCGTGGCCGCCATGATTCGGCGCAACTAA
- the murQ gene encoding N-acetylmuramic acid 6-phosphate etherase: protein MTTESPSEYNNLETLPTAAILAGMNRLDRTVPETVAKALPQIEKLVEAIVARLSAGGRLFYIGAGTSGRLGVVDASECPPTFGVPAEMVVGIMAGGDSAIRVAVEGAEDDAEQAWKDLQAHNISTKDVLVGIAASGRTPYVIGGLTQARAAGVATGCVVCNAGSAVAAAAEFPVEVVTGPEFLTGSTRLKAGSAQKMVLNMLTTATFVRLGYVRGNKMVDMKLSNVKLVERGERMLMEELGIGEAEAAELLKQHGSVRAALQAR from the coding sequence ATGACCACCGAATCGCCCTCCGAATACAACAACCTCGAAACCCTGCCTACGGCCGCCATTCTGGCCGGCATGAACCGGCTCGACCGCACGGTGCCCGAAACCGTGGCCAAGGCCCTGCCGCAGATTGAAAAGCTGGTCGAAGCCATTGTGGCGCGGCTGAGCGCCGGCGGGCGGCTGTTTTACATCGGGGCAGGCACCAGTGGGCGGCTGGGCGTAGTCGATGCCTCGGAGTGCCCGCCCACGTTTGGCGTACCGGCCGAGATGGTGGTGGGCATCATGGCCGGCGGCGATTCGGCCATTCGGGTGGCCGTTGAAGGCGCCGAAGACGACGCCGAACAAGCCTGGAAGGACCTGCAGGCCCATAACATCAGCACTAAGGATGTGCTAGTGGGCATCGCCGCCTCGGGCCGCACGCCGTATGTGATAGGCGGGCTCACGCAGGCGCGGGCCGCGGGCGTGGCCACGGGCTGCGTGGTGTGCAACGCTGGCTCGGCCGTGGCCGCTGCCGCCGAATTCCCGGTGGAAGTAGTAACCGGCCCGGAATTCCTCACGGGCAGCACCCGCCTGAAGGCCGGCTCGGCGCAGAAAATGGTGCTCAACATGCTCACCACCGCCACCTTTGTGCGCCTGGGCTACGTGCGCGGCAACAAAATGGTTGACATGAAGCTCTCCAACGTGAAGCTGGTGGAGCGCGGCGAACGGATGTTGATGGAAGAACTCGGCATTGGCGAAGCCGAAGCGGCTGAGCTACTGAAGCAGCACGGCAGCGTGCGCGCGGCCCTGCAGGCCCGCTAG
- the der gene encoding ribosome biogenesis GTPase Der, translating into MSTQNTIAIVGRPNVGKSTLFNRLVGQRKAIMDNESGVTRDRHYGYGDWIGKNFTVIDTGGYVHNSEDIFEGEINKQVKLAIEEADVVLFMVDADAGVHGLDEEFAHVLRRYIGKKPIYLVANKADTNLRANGVGEFYSLGLGDGEIYAISSANGHGTGELLDAVVSHFDEPGVEEPESDIPRIAVVGRPNVGKSSLVNLLLGEDRSIVTDIAGTTRDSISARYNAFGNEFILVDTAGLRRKAKVSEDVEFYANMRSLRALEECDVCIVMLDASRGIEAQDVNIISLADKNRKGIVILVNKWDLVENKETNTAKDFEAKILEKIAPISYIPVIFISVLNKQRVHKAIETAIEVYHNKRRKIPTSQLNDVMLKEIEKYGPPALKGKMIRIKYATQLPTHNPVFAFFCNLPQYVQANYTRYLENRMREHFDFTGVPIGIVFRKK; encoded by the coding sequence ATGTCAACGCAAAACACCATCGCCATCGTGGGGCGGCCCAACGTGGGCAAATCCACGCTATTCAACCGCCTCGTGGGCCAGCGCAAGGCCATCATGGACAACGAGAGCGGTGTCACCCGCGACCGCCACTACGGCTACGGCGACTGGATTGGGAAAAACTTCACCGTGATTGACACGGGTGGTTACGTCCACAATTCGGAAGATATTTTCGAAGGCGAAATCAACAAGCAGGTGAAGCTGGCCATTGAAGAGGCCGACGTCGTCCTGTTCATGGTAGACGCCGATGCCGGCGTACACGGCCTCGACGAGGAGTTTGCGCACGTGCTGCGCCGCTACATCGGCAAAAAGCCGATTTACCTGGTAGCCAACAAGGCCGATACCAACCTGCGCGCCAACGGCGTGGGCGAGTTCTACTCGCTCGGCCTCGGCGACGGGGAAATCTACGCCATCAGCAGCGCGAACGGCCACGGCACCGGCGAATTGCTCGACGCCGTGGTGAGCCACTTCGACGAGCCCGGCGTGGAAGAGCCCGAGTCGGACATCCCGCGCATTGCCGTGGTGGGCCGCCCCAACGTGGGCAAGTCCAGCCTCGTGAACCTGCTGCTGGGCGAAGACCGCAGCATCGTAACCGATATTGCCGGCACCACCCGCGACTCGATTTCGGCCCGCTACAATGCTTTCGGCAACGAGTTCATCCTGGTCGACACGGCCGGCTTGCGCCGCAAGGCCAAGGTGAGCGAAGACGTGGAGTTCTACGCCAACATGCGCAGCCTGCGTGCCCTGGAAGAGTGCGACGTCTGCATCGTCATGCTCGACGCCAGCCGCGGCATCGAGGCGCAGGACGTGAACATCATCTCGCTGGCCGACAAGAACCGCAAGGGCATCGTGATTCTGGTGAACAAGTGGGACCTGGTGGAGAACAAGGAGACGAACACGGCCAAGGACTTTGAGGCGAAAATCCTCGAAAAGATTGCGCCGATTTCGTACATCCCGGTCATCTTCATCTCGGTGCTCAACAAGCAGCGGGTGCACAAGGCCATCGAAACCGCCATCGAAGTGTACCACAACAAGCGCCGTAAAATCCCGACTTCGCAGCTCAACGACGTAATGCTAAAGGAGATTGAGAAGTACGGCCCGCCGGCGCTTAAAGGCAAGATGATTCGCATCAAGTACGCCACGCAGCTGCCCACGCACAACCCCGTGTTTGCCTTCTTCTGCAACCTGCCGCAGTACGTGCAGGCCAACTACACGCGCTACCTCGAAAACCGGATGCGCGAGCATTTCGACTTTACCGGCGTTCCCATCGGCATCGTGTTCCGCAAGAAGTAA
- a CDS encoding cytochrome b5 domain-containing protein, with translation MSLATDNEQPTTKTYTKNQLALRNGQDRDEIWVAYQGKIYDVSRSRLWRRGNHYEHWAGQDLTTELDHDAPHTAHVFDNFPVIGQLQT, from the coding sequence ATGAGCCTAGCAACGGACAACGAGCAACCAACAACTAAAACCTACACCAAAAACCAGCTGGCCTTGCGCAACGGCCAAGACCGCGACGAAATCTGGGTGGCCTACCAGGGCAAGATTTACGACGTGAGCCGCTCGCGCCTGTGGCGGCGCGGCAACCACTACGAACACTGGGCGGGCCAGGACCTGACCACCGAACTGGACCACGACGCCCCGCACACGGCCCACGTATTTGATAATTTTCCGGTAATTGGCCAACTCCAGACGTAA
- the era gene encoding GTPase Era has protein sequence MNPETKPHRAGFVSIIGKPNVGKSTLMNALVGERLSIVTSKAQTTRHRILGILNGVDFQLIYSDTPGIIQPKYELHNAMMSFVYSSLEDADVVLFVTDIYEKHDEEPVVERLRKMVDTPIILLVNKIDQADQAEVEAKLAYWKEQLPNAAEVLPISALNAFGTEGVLQLVLERLPIHPEYYPKDELTDKPERFFAAEMVREKIFKLYKKEIPYSCEVVIEEFKEEETIIRIRGIIYVERSSQKGIIIGAGGEALKKVGTWAREEMEKFFQKKVFLELHVKVNENWRTDPKALSRFGYQ, from the coding sequence GTGAACCCCGAAACTAAACCCCACCGCGCCGGCTTCGTGAGCATCATCGGCAAGCCCAACGTGGGCAAGTCCACGCTCATGAACGCGCTGGTGGGCGAGCGGCTCAGCATCGTCACCAGCAAGGCCCAAACCACCCGCCACCGCATCCTGGGAATTCTCAACGGCGTAGATTTTCAGCTGATTTACTCCGACACGCCGGGCATCATTCAGCCCAAGTACGAGCTGCACAACGCCATGATGTCGTTCGTGTACTCTTCGCTGGAAGACGCCGACGTGGTGCTGTTCGTGACTGACATCTACGAGAAGCACGACGAGGAGCCCGTAGTGGAGCGCCTGCGCAAAATGGTGGACACGCCCATCATTCTGCTGGTCAACAAAATCGACCAGGCCGACCAGGCCGAAGTCGAAGCCAAACTGGCTTACTGGAAAGAGCAGCTCCCCAACGCCGCCGAGGTGCTGCCCATTTCGGCGCTCAATGCCTTCGGCACCGAAGGTGTGTTGCAGCTGGTGCTCGAGCGCCTGCCTATCCACCCCGAGTACTACCCCAAAGATGAGCTGACAGATAAGCCCGAGCGCTTCTTTGCCGCCGAAATGGTGCGCGAGAAAATCTTCAAGCTCTACAAAAAGGAGATTCCGTACAGCTGCGAGGTCGTTATTGAGGAGTTTAAGGAAGAGGAAACTATTATCCGTATCCGCGGCATTATATATGTAGAGCGGAGCAGCCAGAAAGGCATCATCATCGGCGCGGGCGGCGAGGCGCTGAAGAAAGTAGGCACCTGGGCGCGCGAGGAGATGGAGAAGTTTTTCCAGAAAAAAGTGTTTCTGGAGCTCCACGTCAAAGTCAACGAAAACTGGCGCACCGACCCCAAAGCCTTGAGCCGCTTCGGGTACCAGTAA
- a CDS encoding PRC-barrel domain-containing protein, which translates to METPVLRRLRDLTDFEVADGNPDVRGWAVRGGDGQALGVVHELIVEPQALKVRYLDIELHDRFKRGKHENHILLPIGVASLDTDGDNVFVPALTADTIPNYPPYSEIQITRDYEEAMLRALGIAPAVGNNQFYDRDSYDAGAFYRRRA; encoded by the coding sequence ATGGAAACTCCAGTGCTGCGCCGTTTGCGCGACTTAACCGATTTTGAAGTGGCCGATGGCAACCCGGACGTGCGCGGCTGGGCCGTGCGCGGCGGCGATGGCCAGGCCCTGGGTGTGGTGCACGAACTGATTGTAGAGCCCCAGGCCCTTAAAGTGCGGTACCTGGATATTGAGCTGCACGACCGGTTCAAGCGCGGCAAGCACGAGAACCACATTCTGCTGCCCATTGGCGTGGCCTCGCTCGATACCGACGGCGACAACGTGTTCGTGCCCGCGCTCACCGCCGACACGATTCCGAACTACCCGCCGTACTCCGAAATCCAGATTACCCGCGACTACGAAGAAGCCATGCTCCGGGCCCTGGGCATTGCGCCGGCGGTGGGCAACAACCAGTTCTACGACCGCGACTCCTACGATGCAGGGGCGTTCTATCGCCGCCGCGCATAG